gagagcagagagcaggcaGGCTGTACTGTAGAGAGTGAGAGCtgagagcgcacacacacacacaaagctgaGAGTAGCCAGGTTATGGTTCGGgtgtgggagtgggagtggggagCGGACACTCACACGCGCACACGCAGGGAGAAAGGAGAGGAGctgggttaggattagggttagggtgtggGAGAGGGGAGCTGACACTCGCATGCACACAGGCAGAAAGGAGAGGAGCTGGGTTAGGGTATGGGAGAGAGAGATGGGGCACGGAGAGAGGGGacacagagagaaggagaggggagagggttaTGGTGATAGGGGAACAAGAAGAGGGAGATGGGGCAAGGGGAAAGAGGGAACGGACATGGTTATGGGAGAGGGACTATCCCCTCTCCCCCCTGGGAGGGAAGGGGGGGGTGTGGGGATTGggaatgaagagagagagaggggaataGGTAGAGGTACAGGGGCATTGGGATAGGGGAACGGAAAGAGGGAGACAGAGACGGAGACGGAGATGGAGATGGGGCACTGGGAGTGGGAGAGGAAGAGGGCCAGGGggtacagggagagggagaggaaacaTTAAGAAGAAAAGAGTTATGGGGAGAAGGGGCACAAGAAGAGGTGGACGGTGTACAGGGAGGGGGTACAGGAGAGGAAGAGGGGCACGGGGAGAGAtatggggagagggagagagatatataaaaatatagtactgttaataattttgttattaattgtttgaattgtatgtttatttttttatgtaaaagctTTGGCAACATTGTAATGAAcatgtcatgccaataaagcactgtttgaatttgagtttgagaggacagcgagagagagagaaagaagggagaagagaggagagacagaaagagaggcaaagagaagaggagaggagagatagaggagacagaaagagaggagagatagTAGAGAagagagtagaggagaggagagagagtgaggagacaGAAAAAGAGGAGAGACAAATGGTTGgttgaaaagaattgtgggatATATGGGGTCGAGTCATAGACGCAAAGGTATATTTTAAGGTTTTAAAGCATTTCCTACCATTCTTTTCAACGTCCCGTCCCTGCCTAGTCGTTGAGCACCACAGCGCAAGCggcacattcaaatttcaaactgcACAGAAAGACACAGAGCATGTGGCTTATTTGTATTTAAGCTACTGACTGTCTCTGTTGCaccaaatactgttttgtttttagccttatttttattttcattggcagactctggatgcaagtacagtgctggcaCATCATTTgctaaaattatattaagcaaGGCTCcgggtaaatatataaataaagaaaccaGTGTATTTTTTAGCATTAGTACAAGAAGACCATGTagggaattaaaatgaatggactatAGAATAGTTGCTTTTTTGTAActatttaattggtttaaaagcaaacaagattatccataaacgaatgttcacagaaaataaacataaaaagagAATTTCGAGAAAAGCTGCCACGAGGCCCTGTCGCTGCTGATTGGTTGTTTCTGTGTGCTTTGAAAAGGGAGTTTCGTCTTCCAGAATATCAGCATATAATCTGGGAGCTTTTGAAGGTGTCGATTTCCATAACTTTCTTGTTGAAGGCTGTCAAAAGAGGAGGAGTGGGTGGTTTTTAGTCTTGAGAATACTCGTCCATCCCCTCGCTGTGCTTCGAGATTgctctggttgtgtgtgtgttcctgtctcttcACAGGGCTGTGACAATGCAAGTTAGTTTCAGTGTTAGTGCTCACTCTAGTCTGTCTCAATTGATAagatgaactgtgtgtgtgttcctgtatcGTGATAGGTTTGCAAGGATGAAAATGTGGTTTCAATATTTAATGCTCATCCCCTCACTGTCTGTGAGGTTGAGAAGGGCTCCACAGTCTGGAGTCTGGTCTCAGAGAAGCTCAACATACCTGTCAATCAACAGGGACTCCTCTGCAAAGGCAAGGCGCTGGCAGGTAGGCTGcagagcacagctcagctcagtCTCAGATCAGCACTCAattaaaaagcatgcatgttGTTCTACATATCTGTATCAACAGTAAAACCTACAAACAAagtgttttcaattttttatcaTCTTTGAGTTGCATGAAGTCTTTCAATGTGACTGGTCTTTAAtctctcctgtctctccccctccctctctcagatGAGCACAGACTGTCGCACTACTCCATTGGTCCCGATTCGAAGCTGAACCTCGTTGTGAAGCCCCCAACAGAGAAAGTGTCACCCGAGCAAGAACAGCACTCCCTGCATCACCCCTCATCTCACCCTGGGTCAGCGTGGCACAGCCTGCCTGCTGTTCT
This window of the Polyodon spathula isolate WHYD16114869_AA chromosome 7, ASM1765450v1, whole genome shotgun sequence genome carries:
- the LOC121318976 gene encoding ubiquitin-like protein 4A-A, which produces MVEAPVTEIFLRIVCKDENVVSIFNAHPLTVCEVEKGSTVWSLVSEKLNIPVNQQGLLCKGKALADEHRLSHYSIGPDSKLNLVVKPPTEKVSPEQEQHSLHHPSSHPGSAWHSLPAVLNKQPCRCSESLEQLHKVT